TCCGCTACACAAGGTTACCATCATCCCCCGTGGCCCTTATCTAGGTGCCACTATGCACCTTCCTGAGGGAGATAAGTATTCCACCCAACAAAAGGAGGCAACGGATTCCCTCGTTGTTATGATGGGTGGTCGTATTGCCGAGGAAATGTTTACAAACGATATTTCTAATGGCGCTGCTGGAGACATTAAGCAAGCAACCCAGTTGACTCGGAAGATGGTATGTGAATGGGGCATGAGTGATCTAGGAATGGTCCGTTACAGTGAGAATAGTGACTATGTCTTCTTTGCACGGGAAATGCTGCGCGGCCGTGAATACAGCGAAGATACCGCGAGGCAAATCGATTCGGAGGTCAAACGCATCATTAGTGATGCCTACGCGCGAGCCACTGCGGTTCTAAGAAAGAACAGGAGGAAGATCAAACTCATTGCCAGTGCTCTTCTAGAGTACGAAACCTTGAGTGCTATTCACGTCAAGGAAATCATCGAATTTGGCGAATTACGCAATCCCCCACTTATGGAGCAAAAACCACCTCCATTGCCTCCACCTCCGCCAACGACCCCATCCACACCAAGTGAAACTAACAAGGGAGGGCAGCGCGTCCCCCCGCAGGGAGGGCTTCCTGCTCCAGCTCCTGCTTGAGGGACCACTTGGCAACATGATGAAACTGTTTCTGTGGCAAACTTTGCCACCTCTCGAGGCCGGTCGTCTCCTTCGGGACAACAACCTTAGGAAGCCATAATAGAGTAGGAGATTTCTTCTGCCTTTTTGGGGCCCATGAGGAGGCTCACCAAAGTAAGACCAAAGTCGAGAGCGGTGCCCGCACCGCGGGATGTCACAATACGTTTATCTATCACCACGCGCTCCGCGGTGACGAAAGTGTAAGGCAATTCCCCGGAGAGAGAGAAGTGTGCCGTAAATCGGCGGTGCTCCAATAGCCCAGCATCAGAGAGAATCATTGGACCGGCACAAATAGCTGCAACCCAAGCTCCCCCTTTTTCGTAGGCAGCCGCTAGCTGCCGGGCGCGACCATCCTCCCGTAATCTAACAATCCCCCTCCGGCCACCTGGTATCATTAGAATATCAAATTGAGGCCTGCCCTCCACAGAGAGGGCTGGAGCAGTCTCTGAAAGAAGAGTGTCTGCCACTACCAAAATTCCGTTGCACCCCCTTACCTCTAGTTTCCTCTCCACCGTGGCAAGCACCACTTTACTGCCTGCACGCCTTAGCAAATCCACTGGTACCAAGGCCTCTATCTCTTCGAAACCACTAGCGAGCAGGCAAAAAACGGACGGCACTTTCGTAAACATCAGCAAATCTCCTAGAGATAGGGAAGCATATCCGGGACGCGTACGCTACACACCAATCCGTCATGACCTGCAGAGGCAACAACAAAGCACAAAACCCAAACGGAACCCCGCGCAAGGAGAACCCTGAAAGCGCTCCCTATAATCCTATAAGAGAAGGCTATAAGAAAAGGGTAGAACACCGCGCTAAATCATTAAATTATCGGCAAAGCTACGGTACAGGACAAGCCCTCTCAGCATGACATGGACAAGGAGACCCCTTCATAGAAAAGATCAGAAAGACCTCTCTTTGACCGCCATGGCAGACTTTCCTTTGCGCTTGCGTAAATAATAGAGCTTGGAACGATGCACACATCCCCTTCTTTCTACCTGGATCCTGGAAATCCTTGGAGAATGAAGTGAAAAGCTCTTTTCCACTCCTTCCCCAAAAGAAACGCGTCGTACGATAAAACTCGCGTTGAGCCCTATACCTCTCCGAGCAATAACGATACCAGAATAAACCTGGACACGCTCCTTCTCCCCTTCAATCACGCGTATGTGTACCTTGACACTATCCCCAACTGCAAAGGGAGTGACCTCTGACTTGAGCTGTTCCTTTTCAATTTCCTCGAAAAAAGCCATGATTGATATAGCCGGTAGGTTATGCTAGCAGCTAACCCTTTTTTCTTATAAAAGAAAAGACTAAACCTCCCTATGAAAGGGATGGCTGGCATAATTACCACGCATAGCCCTCTCCAGACTCAACCCGCCCCTTCCTTCGGCCTTGTTTCATTGATGAACTCGCTAGAGATGCAAATCGGATATAAGTTCCGAAATCCCCTCCTTCTGGTAGAAGCCCTCACCCACCCCAGTATTGCCACGGAACGCAAAAATTTTCCTTTCGATAATCAGCGACTGGAATTCCTTGGGGATTCAGTATTACAGCTTGTGGTTACCGAGCGCCTCTTTACTCTCTTTCCTAGCTCCAACGAGGGACGGCTCACTAAGTTACGAGCAGGGATGGTTTCGCGCAACAATCTTAAGGACTACGCAGCCGCACTTGGCCTTGGAAGACACCTTGTGATAGGTCACGGGGAAGACGTTAATGGAGGACGTACTCGTGCCTCAACTCTAGCTGATGCTTTTGAGTCTCTGGCTGGTGCAATTTATCTAGATGGGGGGCTGGAGCAAGTTCGGAAATTTATCCTCCAACAAATTCAGAGTGACTTTGAAAACAAACCTCTGCAAGATTCGGAAGAATCATCTAACCCCAAAGGCAAGTTGCAGGAGATCCTTCAGTCTATTTCTGCAACTATACCAGAGTATATCCTACTCAGCCAGAGCGGCCCGGAACACAGAAAATACTTTCAGTGTGGTGTGATGTGGGAAAGGCAAGAGCTTGGTCGGGGCACCGGGTACAGTAAGCAAATGGCGGAAAAAGCAGCCGCTAGCGCAGCACTAATCGATCGTGCTTGGGAGACTCCGCTGGCTTCTGCCTCCTAGAGATGGATAGCTTCTCACCAGAAACTATAGGAGCTATAGTGGGCGCGTTTCTACTTCTCTTCCATGTTGCAGCACTCTTGTTGAAAAAAGACTTCGGTAAATGGATGCAGAAATTTCCTCGGTCGAGGGGTTGGGGGAGCATTCTTCTATCGATGGCTGCTACATGGACCTTTCTTTTGGTAAGAAGGATGGACTTGGGTGAGTTTACTAACTTACGCACGATTGTGCTAGGTTCCGTGGCGGTTGCAGCATTACTCATCTGGCTCCTTTTACAGGAATTTTTGGCTGCGAGAAGCACGGGACTGCTTATTCTCTTAGCTGCCGATCCGGTTCTCAACGCTTGTATTCTTTGGCCAAAAAGTTATCGGTTGCCCCTTGTTGCCCTGACCTATATCTGCATCCTGTGTGCTCTTGTCTGGTCCAGCATGCCATTTCTGATGCGAGATCAAATTGCCTGGCTTACTGCCTCTTCCTGGCGTTGGAACATCGCTGCGGGAATTGGTGTTATTGTAGGATGCTGCATTTTGAGTGGCTCTCTCCTAAGAGTTTAAAAAAACCAAAGAGGACCACTCCATTATTTGCTTGTTAATTCCGTGCTGGTGGGGATGTTACCGGGTGGAGTTCCGTAACGGACATAAATTCAAGCAATTAGGCTTAGGAATCATAAACCCTGTTTCCTTCTGTAGGTTACCATTATGACCAACTGGAAAGACACCTACCTCACGATAGGGCACTCGCCGGACCCAGATGATGCTTTTATGTTCTACGCAATGGTTGAGGAAAAAATTGACCTAAGGGGCTACCATTTCCGGCATATTCTACGGGATATCGAGACACTCAATAGGCAGGCCGTGCTGGGAGAACTGCACGTTTCAGCAATTTCCATCCATGCCTATGCCCATCTAAGAGACCAATATCTGCTCCTCCCCATCGGAGCAAGCATGGGAGACGGCTACGGTCCTCTGTTGATTACCCACCACACACTTCCTGTCCCTTCCTTTTCCTCCGCAGATGATTGTAGAAAATGGCTTCTCAACCAACGTATTGCTGTCCCAGGACAGATGACCACTGCCTACTTGAGCACGCAGATTTTTTTAGGAGAATTCAAGCATATCGCTGTTCCTTTTGATGAAATTTTCTCCGCAGTAAAAAATGGAGAAGCAGATGTTGGCCTGCTTATTCACGAAGGCCAGCTCACTTATCTAAGGCGCGGCTTTAAAAAAATATTGAATCTGGGAGAATGGTGGAAATCCTATACGCAGCTCCCACTCCCCTTGGGAGGGAATGTGATCCGAAAAGACATTCCCCCCTTTGTCCAAAGGGACATTGTGGAGATTCTCGAGGAGAGTATTCGATACGGACTTCAGCATCCAAGCACTGCTATAGAACACAGTTTGCCCTACGCTCGTGGAATGGGATCGGAGCTTGCGCGTCAATTTATCGAGATGTACGTTAACGACTACACCCTTGGCTACGGTAGGAAGGGGCATCAGGCTATTGAGAGGCTTTTCTCCGAAGCGCACAGCAGAGGGATCGTGTCTCCCCTCGTTGTGCCGCGATATGCACTTACCTAGGGAGCGGAACTACTTATAATAAATGGAGTTCCCTGATCCGGGATGTGGGACTGTGGTCCCCTATTGGAACTAGACTGTGTATGGCTCAGGTATTCGGTTATGTTCCATGGTCCATAGTGAGCGGGAAATAGCTTGAGAAACAGGCGGTATCCAGAAACGTTCCCATTCTCACCTTTGGCATCATAATCCAAGGTACCGGCCAAGCCGAACGCACTAATGCCAGCAGTTGTGAAGACTTTTATCCAACTCCGCCTAGGCGTTTCGTTCTTACTTAGTCTCTGATTAAGGGTCCTAGATCCACAAAGAAATAAGTCAGCCAGCGCGCAGCAGAGGTCAGGGGGGTCTGTGTTAGAAGTGCACCGAGTCTCCCCCTCCCTACAAACTAAATCTCCCTCTCTACAAATAAAACGGCTTTCCTTCTCCAATCCTGTTATTTATAAGGACCTGCTTTGTTATCTCGATGCTCGCTTCTCATGCTCCTTTCGTGCAAACGTGCACCCCGCCTCCTGCCTCTCAGCCAGGAGACACATACACCAAACTGGCAGTAGAGACAGAGAGGAAAAACGGCTGCCTGGGAGGAATTACCTCGTCACTCTTCTTTCTTTATGGCGGAGAAGCGTAGCAGGAAAGCTTTTGATAGCGCAAGAATAGCGCAAGAAGCCTACGACTTGTATCGCAGGCGCTTCTTGTGGCGATTTTGCTTCATTCGTTTGTGACGTTTATGCTTTGCAATCTTACTTCTTCTCTTTTTTTTGAGCGAACCCATGTGATTTTTACAGGCGATTCTGTTGCCAACACTTACTCTTCGTTAATCCAAAGAGGCTCTTCCACCAAGCGCACTGCTAATCCTCTACTGCTTAGTAGACAACCTTGTTTAAAGGATATTCAATGATCCCTTCTGCTCCGAGTGCTTTCAGCTTAGCGAGGATTTCTCGGACTACCTTTTCTTCGACAACAGCTTCCACCGCAACCCAACTGGCCTGAGCCAGAGGAGAAACAGTGGGATTTCTCAGCGAAGGCAGAGCCCTCAGCAGTTTTTCCAAACTTGCTGAGGGGAGGTTCATCTTTATCCCAACTAGGCTATGGGCATCTAAGGCCCCCTTTAGTAAGAGAGCAAGGCTTTCCAGCTTGCCTCTTTTCCATTTATTTTTCCAACTACACTTATTTGTCACCAGAGCTGGATAGGACTCTAGCAAGGTGTCTACGATCCGTAACTTGTTAGCTTGAAGTGAAGCACCAGTTTCCGTAATCTCCACGATCGCGTCTGCCAAGTCTGGTACCTTGACTTCAGTAGCACCCCAAGAGAATTCAACCTGAACGCTCACTCCGTGCTTTTTAAAAAAACCTCTAGTTAAACTGACCACTTCAGTTGCAATCCGCTTCCCCTCCAAATCATACACCGAGTGCACGGGAGATTCTTCGGATACCACCAGCACCCAGCGCGTTGGGCTGGTACTCGCCCTGCTGTAGGGAAGTACTCCTACCTCGCGTACGCGAGCACCACTCTCAGCTATCCAGTCTTGTCCGGTAATCCCAGCATCTAAATAATTGTGCTCTACATAACGGCTAATCTCTTGAGCACGTAAAACTCGGATCTCTAAATCGGGATCGTCTATCACGGGACGATAGGAGCGGGTAGAACCAGAAATACTAAAGCCTGCCTTCGCAAAGAGCTGCACCGTGGCTTCCATCAGACTGCCGGAAGGCAAACCAAGAAGCAGTTTCTTGTCATCTATTTTCTTCATCTAGCGTTCTCAAGAACTTTACCTGGGCTGCTATCGGGCTACTATATTCTGGGATGTATGGAGAGCGAGAAGAATTTGTAGCAATGGATTTCACACGGGGGCACGAATAACAAGAGACGGGCGGAAAAATATTTTCCGATTCCAAGGTCTAGTGTTGCCTATGTAGCGGTTTTTCGACCAGATCGATCTGGTGTGACCATTGGTGAGGTTGCTGGCCTGCAAGTAAGCACCTCTCTGGAGAAGGAAGGGTACCCGTCATTTTCTCCACTCAGAGAAAGTAAGCCCGGTTTCCCTGGGGCAGAGGCGGCCCGTACCAGTGTGGGAAGCCTTTCCTACCGGGGAGGATCCGTAAGGGTTTTTCGTATAAAGGGTTACAGTGGCCCTCTTCAACGCTAACCTCTCCAAAGGAGTACGATTCTGGTGATAACAGAGGGGGTAAGGCCCCCCCTTTTTTCTACAAGGACTCCCCCCCCTCATTTTAGTGTTCCTGGGGAGACACGCACAGCACCAAAGTTTTGCCGTAGAGTACAAGGCGGCCGCAAGAATATGAGACACAAGACCTGTCGATGACCTCCATAATATGGAAGAGGCCACAACATCATGCTAATATGGCTCGGTAGCTAATGATATAGGGGCTATAGACGGCCAGCAAGGAATTGTGGCGGTATCCCCCCCGTTTCTTCTTTACACTAGAAAGTTCACAGAACTAGGGAAGCTCTCTTGCCCTTGCTCTGGTAAGGGGTCATCGTGGGATGTTACAGGGAATAAATAGATCAACCATCGAGGACTCAACCATCGAGTGTTTTGGAGGTAGAACGGCCCCCAGAAAGCTTATTTTGCCAAGCCCGGAGAAGAATTATGCGAGACGTGGTTGCATAGGTCAGATAAGAGAAGATCCAACTTAGAAACACACGCGAGCGCTTCCTAAACCCGGTGAGAAAATAAAGGTGGATTAGTGTCCAAGTGATCCAAGCAAAGTACCCGCCGAACTTAATCAGATGCAGATCGACTACAGCAGCATGCCGTCCAATGGTGGCCATACTCCCTCTGTCCACATACGCGAAGTGTTTCGTGGAAACTCTGTTTAATAGGCAAAGGATATTCCTTGCTACAAGACGTCCAGCTTGTACTGCCGCTGGAGAAACACCAGGAACAGGAGTGCCGTCGGGACGTCTGGAGAACGCCATATCTCCAATCACGAACACTTCGGGATGCCCGGGAATACTCATATCTGCATTGACTATGACCCGTCCTTGACGATCTACTTCGACGCCAAGTTGACTTCCCAGAGGAGAAGCCACGTTTCCGGCGGCCCAAATAACGGTACGAGTGGGAATGGTGGCTCCATTTACTTCTACATAATCCCCTGTAATTCGAGTGACCTTCGCGGCAAGGCGGACCTCCACGCGAAGTTTTTTTAGCTGTTTAAGGGCTTTGCCGGAAAGGACAGGATCAAAAGTAGGAAGAATGTGGGAGGCGGCCTCCACAAGAATAATCCGAGCCTCTGGCGGATTGATATGGCGAAAATCTCTTCTTAAGGTATGGTGTGCCAGTTCAGCAATAGCGCCCGCCGTTTCTACGCCAGTCGGTCCCCCTCCTACTATCACAAAGGTCATTGCTCGCTCGCGCTCTTCTGGCACAGAAGCCTTCTCGGCATCCTCAAATGCCACAAGGATGCGATTTCGAACGTTAATAGCATCTTCCAGAGTTTTTAGACCTGGAGCGTGCCGCTCCCATTCGTCTTTTCCAAAATAGGAATGACGTGCACCACAGGCTAGAATAAGGTAGTCGTAGCGTAGAGTTAGGTCTGGCGTTACCACTAGCTTCTTAAGCGTATCAATCCTGGTTACCTCGTCGAGAAAAATCTCTACGTTTCTTTGGGTACGTAAAATAGAGCGAATCGGTTCAGCGATATCTGCTTCCGCCAGGCCGGACGTTGCAACCTGGTAGAGAAGCGGCTGAAAAAGATGATGATTACTTCTGTCAATTAGAATAACTCGGACTGCCACATCTGCGAGGCCGCGGGCAGCAGAGAGCCCGCCAAACCCTCCCCCGATAATAACGACAACTGGTAGGCTCGATTGATTTCCGACGGTTCCACTTGTATAGCTCATAGCAGTGCTCATAGAGGTCTCATTTTGCTGGATATTTTGCTGGATGGGGGGAGCAGCTTTCATACAGAAAATCCGCACGCACCCTTACCCCCTTCTTCCGGACCAAAGCAGGCTGGGCCGGACCTCCCCGGGGGCCCATTCTACTTTGATTTACTGGCTGATTGACATTAAAAAAATAGCGGTTACATCCTTTTCCTGACTATGCATCACTTTGCTTTCCACAATGGGTCTCTCTGCTGTGAACAGCATAAACTCTCCTACTTAAGTAGGCATTATGGGACTCCTCTCTATGTCTATTCGGCACAGACTATCAGGGATAATTTCCGGCGTTTGAAAGCTGCTTTAGCACCTTTAAACCACCTAGTCTGCTATGCAGTTAAAGCTAATTCCAATCTGTATATTCTGAATCTTTTTGCCGGGCTAGGGGCTGGATTTGACATTGTCTCTGGTGGCGAACTTTATCGAATCCTGCAGGCCGGTGGATATGCTAGCCGTTGCACCTTTGCAGGAATCGGTAAAACCCGGGAAGAAATCGACTATGCACTTAGGGAAGGTGTATACTGCTTCATCGTAGAATCTGAAGCAGAACTGGAGACTATCAACGGAATTGCTGGGAAACTGGGGAGAAGGGCTCCAGTAGCTCTACGCATTAATCCAGATGTGGAAGTGAGCACACACTCTTATATCACCACTGGAAAGGCCAACAACAAATTCGGAATCGACCTAAGCCATGCCGAAGAAGCGTACGCCCACGCTGCTGCCCTGCCTCACCTTTCCATCCGCGGCGTCCAGACTCACATTGGCTCCCAGATTTTAGATTGCCGACCCTTTGTAGAAGCCATTAGAAAGCTATCTTCTCTAGTTGTTCAGCTTGCGGAACGCTATGGGATTGAGTTCTTTAGCGTGGGGGGGGGTATGGGAATTGTCTATCAAGAAGCTCTAGAAAGTGGGGCTCCACAATGGTGGAAGGAGGCGGATCCAGAACTCTTAACTCCAGAGAGATACGCAGCAGCTCTGCTGCCACTCCTTTCTTCCCTAGGGGTTAAAATTTTATTTGAACCTGGCCGTAGTCTTGTCGGAAACGCTGGAATTCTTATCACACGAGTAATCCAAGCTAAGAAGCAATCTGCCAAGCGCTTTGTGATCGTGGATGCCGGCATGAACGACCTCATTCGGCCAGCCCTTTATGGAACGCCACATCAAGTAGTTCCTCTCGAGCACTCCCCTCACCTTGGCTCAGGTACGGCAGACGTTGTCGGACCTGTCTGTGAGAGCGGCGATTTTTTCCTGCAGGAGGCTACTCTCCCTGATTATCAGCCAGGAGATTATTTAGCACTTATGAGTGCAGGTGCCTATGGTTCTGCTATGTCTTCCCGATACAATTCCCGTCCTCTTGCGGCAGAAGTCATGGTAGACAACTCCGAATCTTTCCTTATTCGGGAACGGGAAAAGTTTTCTGACCTCATCCTCAGAGAACACGTTATGGGCATCTCCTCAAATATTTCCCACTTGTAACACTTGGAATAGAATAGAAAAGTAACAACTCACTGCCGAATAATCTGGGACCATCGCTAGAGTTTTATGTGCCATCCGGCTATTAGTTACAGCCTTTGTGTAGAGGGTCTCCTTCCTATAATTGATCTCCCGCGCCATGCCCTCCGAGATCTTACTGTACCTTACTTTTTTTAATGGAGGCGGTGAGAGTATAAAAACTGGTCCAATATCTCCTTTTTCGAATCTTCGGCTATATTCGGCTGTATGCTGTAGGAATTGCAGACCGAGTAGATTTCGTTGTTGATTCCGAGCAGGCTATTCCCTACTCTCCCCCCTGGAGGACTACTAAGTCATGGAAGGAATAAACAGAGACATTGTCGGCCCGGAACGGACCGGCTGCGTTGAGCTCGGTCGCGATGAAATCGCGCGAT
This DNA window, taken from Candidatus Xiphinematobacter sp., encodes the following:
- a CDS encoding DJ-1/PfpI family protein, with amino-acid sequence MFTKVPSVFCLLASGFEEIEALVPVDLLRRAGSKVVLATVERKLEVRGCNGILVVADTLLSETAPALSVEGRPQFDILMIPGGRRGIVRLREDGRARQLAAAYEKGGAWVAAICAGPMILSDAGLLEHRRFTAHFSLSGELPYTFVTAERVVIDKRIVTSRGAGTALDFGLTLVSLLMGPKKAEEISYSIMAS
- the rplS gene encoding 50S ribosomal protein L19, coding for MAFFEEIEKEQLKSEVTPFAVGDSVKVHIRVIEGEKERVQVYSGIVIARRGIGLNASFIVRRVSFGEGVEKSFSLHSPRISRIQVERRGCVHRSKLYYLRKRKGKSAMAVKERSF
- a CDS encoding ABC transporter substrate-binding protein, with translation MTNWKDTYLTIGHSPDPDDAFMFYAMVEEKIDLRGYHFRHILRDIETLNRQAVLGELHVSAISIHAYAHLRDQYLLLPIGASMGDGYGPLLITHHTLPVPSFSSADDCRKWLLNQRIAVPGQMTTAYLSTQIFLGEFKHIAVPFDEIFSAVKNGEADVGLLIHEGQLTYLRRGFKKILNLGEWWKSYTQLPLPLGGNVIRKDIPPFVQRDIVEILEESIRYGLQHPSTAIEHSLPYARGMGSELARQFIEMYVNDYTLGYGRKGHQAIERLFSEAHSRGIVSPLVVPRYALT
- a CDS encoding ATP phosphoribosyltransferase, encoding MKKIDDKKLLLGLPSGSLMEATVQLFAKAGFSISGSTRSYRPVIDDPDLEIRVLRAQEISRYVEHNYLDAGITGQDWIAESGARVREVGVLPYSRASTSPTRWVLVVSEESPVHSVYDLEGKRIATEVVSLTRGFFKKHGVSVQVEFSWGATEVKVPDLADAIVEITETGASLQANKLRIVDTLLESYPALVTNKCSWKNKWKRGKLESLALLLKGALDAHSLVGIKMNLPSASLEKLLRALPSLRNPTVSPLAQASWVAVEAVVEEKVVREILAKLKALGAEGIIEYPLNKVVY
- a CDS encoding NAD(P)/FAD-dependent oxidoreductase, with amino-acid sequence MSYTSGTVGNQSSLPVVVIIGGGFGGLSAARGLADVAVRVILIDRSNHHLFQPLLYQVATSGLAEADIAEPIRSILRTQRNVEIFLDEVTRIDTLKKLVVTPDLTLRYDYLILACGARHSYFGKDEWERHAPGLKTLEDAINVRNRILVAFEDAEKASVPEERERAMTFVIVGGGPTGVETAGAIAELAHHTLRRDFRHINPPEARIILVEAASHILPTFDPVLSGKALKQLKKLRVEVRLAAKVTRITGDYVEVNGATIPTRTVIWAAGNVASPLGSQLGVEVDRQGRVIVNADMSIPGHPEVFVIGDMAFSRRPDGTPVPGVSPAAVQAGRLVARNILCLLNRVSTKHFAYVDRGSMATIGRHAAVVDLHLIKFGGYFAWITWTLIHLYFLTGFRKRSRVFLSWIFSYLTYATTSRIILLRAWQNKLSGGRSTSKTLDG
- the lysA gene encoding diaminopimelate decarboxylase, which translates into the protein MHHFAFHNGSLCCEQHKLSYLSRHYGTPLYVYSAQTIRDNFRRLKAALAPLNHLVCYAVKANSNLYILNLFAGLGAGFDIVSGGELYRILQAGGYASRCTFAGIGKTREEIDYALREGVYCFIVESEAELETINGIAGKLGRRAPVALRINPDVEVSTHSYITTGKANNKFGIDLSHAEEAYAHAAALPHLSIRGVQTHIGSQILDCRPFVEAIRKLSSLVVQLAERYGIEFFSVGGGMGIVYQEALESGAPQWWKEADPELLTPERYAAALLPLLSSLGVKILFEPGRSLVGNAGILITRVIQAKKQSAKRFVIVDAGMNDLIRPALYGTPHQVVPLEHSPHLGSGTADVVGPVCESGDFFLQEATLPDYQPGDYLALMSAGAYGSAMSSRYNSRPLAAEVMVDNSESFLIREREKFSDLILREHVMGISSNISHL
- the rnc gene encoding ribonuclease III, which translates into the protein MNSLEMQIGYKFRNPLLLVEALTHPSIATERKNFPFDNQRLEFLGDSVLQLVVTERLFTLFPSSNEGRLTKLRAGMVSRNNLKDYAAALGLGRHLVIGHGEDVNGGRTRASTLADAFESLAGAIYLDGGLEQVRKFILQQIQSDFENKPLQDSEESSNPKGKLQEILQSISATIPEYILLSQSGPEHRKYFQCGVMWERQELGRGTGYSKQMAEKAAASAALIDRAWETPLASAS